A DNA window from Seriola aureovittata isolate HTS-2021-v1 ecotype China chromosome 8, ASM2101889v1, whole genome shotgun sequence contains the following coding sequences:
- the smim19 gene encoding small integral membrane protein 19, with protein MGAHGVLGNEPDSIDYSVHEAWNEATNVYLLVILVSFGLLMYARKNKRKIMRIFTLPPTVGSSPEPNFYDSLQKVRLRQQLEMYSLARKFEQQQQGQTESVQLSME; from the exons ATGGGTGCTCACGGGGTTTTGGGGAACGAGCCTGACTCTATTGACTACTCGGTGCACGAAGCCTGGAATGAGGCCACCAATGTCTACCTGCTGGTTATCTTGGTCAGCTTCGGTCTGCTGATGTACGCCAGGAA aaacaagaggaagatCATGCGTATCTTCACTCTGCCTCCCACCGTCGGCAGCAGTCCAGAGCCCAACTTCTACGACAGTCTGCAGAAGGTCCGCCTGCGGCAGCAGCTAGAGATGTACTCTCTGG CCAGAAAATTTGAGCAGCAACAACAAGGCCAGACAGAGAGTGTGCAGCTCTCCATGGAATGA
- the commd5 gene encoding COMM domain-containing protein 5 has translation MASSHAKDSSFLGGRIPPEIESMSKNLKDVDQEIFRKILKAVVSALEGKDCREVMKAIAESSTIPQERLSHIIAGMYRVLSEAIRIPTSSLKQEAFKEDLRELRIPEDFITDFSSVVFGNRRAALEVATSQNDPHLPTIEDFKWRVDVAISTSSLARALQPSVLMQIKLSDGSFHRFEVPVSKFQELRYNVALILKEMNDLEKRSILKIQD, from the exons ATGGCTTCGAGTCATGCAAAGGATTCCAGCTTTTTAGGAGGCAGGATACCACCAGAAATAGAGTCAATGTCGAAAAACCTCAAGGATGTGGACCAAGAGATATTCAGAAAAATCCTGAAAG ctgtggTCAGTGCCCTGGAGGGGAAGGACTGCAGAGAAGTGATGAAGGCGATAGCAGAGAGCAGTACCATCCCACAGGAGAGGCTCAGTCACATCATAGCTGGGATGTACAGAGTGCTGTCTGAAGCCATCCGCATCCCCACATCATCACTCAAACAGGAG GCCTTCAAAGAAGATCTCCGAGAATTAAG GATACCTGAAGACTTTATCACAGATTTCTCCAGTGTGGTTTTTGGAAATCG CCGTGCAGCTTTAGAGGTAGCGACCTCCCAGAATGATCCTCACCTGCCCACCATAGAAGACTTTAAATGGAGAGTGGATGTTGCCATTTCTACAAG tTCTTTAGCCAGGGCGCTGCAGCCTTCTGTGCTGATGCAGATTAAACTGTCCGATGGGAGTTTTCATCGTTTTGAG GTGCCAGTGTCTAAGTTCCAGGAGCTTCGTTACAACGTGGCATTGATTCTCAAAGAGATGAATGATCTGGAGAAGAGGAGCATTCTCAAAATCCAAGATTGA
- the fam199x gene encoding protein FAM199X, giving the protein MSESLYEKFLAPEEPFPLLSQRANLSDVGTLDVSDFGCQLSSCHRTDPLHRFHSNRWNLTSCGTSVASSECSEELFSSVSVGDQDDCYSLLDDQELTSLDLFPEGSVCSDVSSSISTYWDWSDSEFEWQLPGSDIASGSDVLSDIIPSVPSSPCLFSKRKPKPHPHRNLDELPWSAMTNDEQVEYIEYLSRKVSTEMGLREQLDIIKIIDPCAQISPTDSEFIIELNCLTDEKLKQVRNYIREHSPRQRASSTREGWKRSSHSSASTGGVSGASSSNASMVSSASSSTGSTASNSVAGGTASACSGSSVANISRAHSDGNLSSAAERIRDSKKRSKQRKLQQKALRKRQLKEQRQARKERLSGLFLNEEVLSLRVTEEDDHGDDLDILM; this is encoded by the exons ATGTCTGAATCTCTGTATGAGAAGTTTTTGGCCCCCGAGGAgcctttccctctcctctcccaaaGAGCCAACCTCAGTGATGTGGGAACCCTGGATGTCAGTGACTTTGGCTGTCAGCTCTCATCTTGTCACAGAACAGATCCTCTACACCGCTTCCACAGTAACAG ATGGAACCTTACTTCCTGTGGGACCAGTGTTGCCAGCTCAGAGTGCAGTGAGGaactcttctcctctgtgtctgtggggGATCAGGACGACTGTTACTCCCTTCTTGATGACCAGGAACTAACATCGTTGGACTTGTTTCCAGAGGGCAGTGTTTGCAGCGACGTCTCCTCCTCTATCAGCACCTATTGGGATTGGTCTGACAGCGAGTTTGAGTGGCAG TTGCCAGGAAGTGACATTGCCAGTGGCAGTGATGTCCTCTCTGACATCATCCCGAGCGTGCCAAGTTCaccctgtttgttttccaaGAGGAAGCCCAAGCCCCACCCTCATCGTAACCTGGATGAATTACCTTGGAGTGCCATGACCAATGATGAACAA GTGGAGTACATTGAGTACCTGAGTCGGAAGGTCAGCACAGAGATGGGCCTGAGAGAGCAGCTGGACATCATCAAGATCATCGACCCGTGTGCTCAAATCTCTCCCACTGACAGCGAGTTCATCATTGAGCTCAACTGTCTCACCGATGAGAAACTCAAACAG GTGCGTAACTACATCAGAGAGCACAGCCCCAGGCAGCGGGCCAGTAGCACCAGAGAGGGCTGGAAGAGGAGCAGTCACAGCAGCGCTAGCACCGGTGGTGTCAGTGGAGCCAGCAGCAGTAATGCCAGCATGGTCAGCTCCGCTAGCTCTTCCACTGGTTCCACAGCCTCCAACTCTGTAGCAG GTGGTACAGCCTCAGCCTGTAGTGgaagcagtgttgccaacatCAGCAGAGCTCATAGCGATGGCAACCTCTCCAGTGCTGCAGAACGTATACGAGACTCTAAA AAACGTTCAAAGCAGCGTAAGCTCCAGCAGAAAGCCCTCAGAAAGCGGCAGCTGAAAGAGCAGCGGCAGGCTCGTAAGGAGCGCCTGAGCGGACTATTTCTGAACGAGGAAGTTCTGTCGCTACGGGTGACGGAGGAAGATGACCACGGTGACGACCTGGACATACTGATGTGA
- the LOC130173476 gene encoding LON peptidase N-terminal domain and RING finger protein 3-like, with the protein MGTERESMLQLAAEAFQSKNFDLAADIYECQLAGLGDPGSRQELMVKRADALAFGGKFTEAFDVYRQASEIERLRPAHLAYLIEYLSSSIRRQDGGDSQSSAPRRGEEAGAAVAAACPAVDATGCGYADFSCRICLSFLFEPVTLPCGHCFCKKCLERERKEKERPFMCKECSSRVADVQSYRVNVVLGSLLAKWFPTLHQAGRLRREGNGLYVEKKMEAALDKYNQAILIAPMDHILFSNRSQIHSSLKHYEKALRDAEMACRLKPHWSKGHVRKAQALVSLGRTEEALREYLVCLSIEPDCRLAKTEAHKLLSHLLAPVTDQVPEHISDYSNILSSRAHIKNSIGAPFQTLSPSLLSTESSLTSTPPAPERPEGSEVKGQGKSEVRRPDHCFLLKRKRRSTEEEVEEGGRERSDDHKRSRCEPAAAIDSLSSAVCDVLDPTDLECSLCMRLFYEPVTTPCGHTFCLQCLERCLDHNPKCPLCKEELSEYLVQRQYSKTVLMENLISKYLSSELMERQKIHQEEMAELSNLNKNVPIFVCTMAFPTVPCPLHIFEPCYRLMIRRCMETGTNCFGMCLGDDLKGFADYGCLLEIRDVKFFSDGRSVVDTIGKRRFKVIQHRERDGYNTADIEYLEDVKVEGVAERELHSLHDAVYDQALVWVNSLKSEQKERIEGHFGPMPEKDCELQACPNGPSWCWWLLAVLPLEGRAQLPFLALTSLKDRLSGIRKVLLFMTHSRHR; encoded by the exons ATGGGtacggagagagagagcatgctGCAGCTTGCAGCGGAGGCTTTCCAGTCGAAAAACTTCGACCTGGCGGCGGATATCTACGAGTGCCAGCTAGCGGGTCTCGGAGATCCAGGGAGCCGACAGGAGCTGATGGTGAAGCGGGCTGACGCTCTCGCATTCGGGGGCAAATTCACCGAAGCTTTCGATGTGTACCGGCAAGCCTCGGAGATAGAGCGACTGAGACCTGCTCACCTGGCCTACCTCATAGAGTACCTGTCCAGTAGTATCAGGAGGCAGGACGGGggtgacagtcagagcagcgccccgagaagaggagaggaggcaggggCGGCGGTGGCAGCTGCGTGCCCCGCTGTTGATGCTACAGGTTGCGGGTATGCAGACTTCTCCTGTCGGATATGTCTAAGCTTTCTGTTTGAGCCCGTCACTCTGCCGTGCGGACACTGCTTCTGTAAGAAGTgtctggagagggagaggaaggagaaggagcggCCGTTCATGTGTAAGGAGTGCAGCTCCAGGGTAGCCGACGTCCAGAGCTACAGGGTCAATGTGGTCCTCGGCAGCCTGCTGGCCAAGTGGTTCCCCACGCTGCACCAGGCCGGCCGGCTGAGGCGGGAGGGCAACGGACTGTACGTCGAGAAGAAGATGGAAGCTGCATTGGACAAATACAACCAAGCCATATTGATAG cacCCATGGACCACATACTGTTCAGTAATCGCTCTCAGATCCACTCCAGTCTGAAACACTATGAGAAGGCTCTGAGAGACGCTGAGATGGCCTGCAGACTCAAGCCTCACTGGTCCAAG GGTCATGTTCGTAAGGCCCAGGCCCTGGTGTCGCTGGGCAGGACGGAGGAAGCTCTGAGGGAGTACCTGGTCTGTCTGTCCATAGAGCCTGACTGTAGACTGGCTAAGACCGAGGCTCACAAG ctcctcagTCATCTCCTCGCTCCAGTCACAGATCAGGTCCCTGAACACATCTCAGACTACTCCAACATACTGTCTTCCAGAGCACACATCAAAAACAGCATCGGTGCTCCCTTCCAG acTCTTAGTCCCAGCTTGCTGTCAACAGAGTCCAGTCTTACCTCCACCCCTCCCGCACCTGAGAGGCCAGAGGGgagtgaggtcaaaggtcagggaaAGTCTGAGGTCAGGAGGCCCGACCACTGTTTCCTCCTCAAACGGAAACGAaggagcacagaggaggaggtggaggagggaggacggGAGAGGAGCGACGATCACAAGAGATCCAGATGTG aaccagcagctgcGATCGATTCACTGAGCTCTGCGGTCTGTGACGTGTTGGACCCGACAGATCTGGAGTGCTCTCTTTGTATGAG GCTGTTCTATGAGCCGGTGACGACGCCGTGCGGTCACACCTTCTGTCTTCAGTGTCTGGAGAGATGTCTGGACCACAACCCGAAGTGTCCACTCTGTAAAGAAGAGCTGTCTGAG taCCTGGTCCAGAGGCAGTACAGTAAGACAGTGTTAATGGAGAACCTGATATCTAAGTATCTTTCCTCTGAGCTCATGGAAAGACAGAAGATCCACCAGGAGGAGATGGCTGAGCTCTCCAA TCTTAACAAGAATGTGCCTATATTCGTGTGCACCATGGCCTTCCCCACCGTGCCGTGCCCTCTCCATATCTTCGAGCCCTGCTACAGACTCATGATTCGCCGATGCATGGAGACGGGAACCAACTGCTTTGGCATGTGTCTGGGAGACGACCTCAAGGG GTTTGCAGACTACGGCTGCCTGTTGGAGATCCGCGACGTGAAGTTCTTCTCCGACGGACGTTCAGTGGTGGACACCATCGGCAAGCGGAGATTTAAAGTCattcagcacagagagagggatggttACAATACAGCTGATATAGAGTACCTGGAGGATGTGAAG gtggaggGTGTAGCCGAGCGTGAGCTTCACTCTCTGCATGATGCGGTGTATGACCAGGCCCTGGTGTGGGTCAACTCCCTGAAGTCCGAGCAGAAGGAACGCATCGAGGGACACTTTGGACCCATGCCTGAGAAAGACTGTGAACTTCAG gcCTGTCCTAACGGTCCGTCATGGTGTTGGTGGTTACTCGCCGTTCTTCCATTAGAGGGCCGAGCCCAGCTGCCGTTCCTGGCCCTCACCTCTCTGAAAGATCGTCTCAGCGGTATCCGAAAGGTGCTGCTCTTCATGACCCATAGCAGGCACCGGTGA